In the genome of Roseiconus lacunae, the window GGCTTCGATCTGCCGGATCCGTTCCCGAGTCACTTTGAAGATGTGCCCGACTTCTTCGAGGGTGTAACTGTAACCGTCACCGAGTCCGTAGCGGAGCTTGATGATTTCTCGCTCACGATAGGACAGAGACTTGAGGACGTTCGTGATCCGGTCGCGAAGCATTTCCTGTGTCGCGCCAATTTGCGGACTCTCGGCAGTGCCATCGGGAAGCAAGTCACCGAATTGGCTATCTTCGCTGTTTCCGACCGGTCGATCCAACGAGATCGGGAAGCGGCTCATCGTCAGGACGCGACGCGCTTCTTCGACGGTGACGTCGGCGCGGCGAGCGGTTTCTTCAATCGTGGGTTCTCGGCCGAGTTCTTGAAGCAGTTGTCGAGCGACGTTGCGAACGCGGCTCATCGTCTCGACCATGTGTACCGGGATCCGAATGGTCCGGCTCTGATCGGCGACCGCGCGTGTGATCGCTTGGCGAATCCACCAAGTCGCATAAGTACAGAACTTGAAACCACGGCGGTATTCAAATTTGTCGACCGCACGCATCAGTCCGGCGTTGCCTTCTTGGATCAGGTCCAAGAACGATAGGCCACGGTTACGATACTTTTTCGCGATCGAGACCACCAATCGCAGGTTACCTTCGCTGAGTTCACGTTTAGCTTGCTGATATTCAGAATAAACCGTTTTCAGCATCATCACGCGGTTGCGTAGTGAGGTTGGGGTTTCTTGACAGGCGGTCAGGATTTGACGACGCTCATGAAGCAATTGGTCGCGGGTTTCGCGGCCGTGCTTGGTGCGTTTTTGGTCGCGGATCAGGCGATCGATTTCGGTCAATCGGCTGCTGAATTTTTCTAGCAGCTCGATACGGGTTTCGATCCGCTGGGTACGCAAACCGAGTTCTTCGATCAAACGAACGGCGCGTCGACGACGACGAGCGAGTGCCCGCCAGGCTTCTGCACGACGTCGTTTCGAGGCGCTCTTGCTGAGTGCGACTTTGAAATCGTGCTTGTTGCGTTTAAGCAGCGTTTGCAGGGTGAGCAGGTTGTGTGGCAGACGCCCGATGATCTGTTCTTTTTCCAGTCGATCGGTCACCGAAACTTGCACGGTGCGATCGAAGGGCAGTTGGCCTCGGTAAACCTTTTTGAGGGTTTTGTAGGCTTCGACCAGAACGTAGTGGTTTTCAAGCAGCTTGGTGCGAAAACGTCGACGTGTTTCTTCGATGCGTTTTGCCAGTTCAATTTCCTGCCGCCGCGTCAGCAACGGGATCTCGCCCATCTGTGTGAGATACATACGGACCGGGTCATCCGACCAAGTCTCGGCCTCCTCGGCCAACAACTCGTCGGGACTGTCCAGTTGGACTTCGCCTTCGGCTACTTGCGGCGCCGAGACGCCGTCATCTTCGTTCTCGTCGACGGGCAATTTTCGAAAGCCACCGGTCACTGCTTCGGCAGACTGAGCGGCAACGTCGTCGAATTCGTCCAAGAGGGTATCGAACAAAGCTATGACTCCAGGAGGAATATTTCAGGATGTTGAAGGATGATGTGGTGATCGGTGTGGTTGAAGCCTTCGATCGAAAGCGATCGGGATGCATGACCCCGGCGTTGATGATCAGAGTACTTCGACCCGGCCGCACCGTCGCGGAACGTTCCACAAGGGTGCTTCGAAAGGCCAGTTGCTCGGCGTGGTTATTTCACAGTCGACTCGCATCATTGAAGTTCGCTGCGGAAACTCTACCACCCCTCTGACACTTCCCCGGTGACCTCCGCCAATTGGAAAAACTTTCCTCTTGTTCCAAATAGCTCTGATTGGTTGACTCTGCCGGTTACCGAAAGTCGAGCAGCTAGCGCGCAGAACTCGACCTGATTTTTTCCGTGCA includes:
- a CDS encoding sigma-70 family RNA polymerase sigma factor produces the protein MFDTLLDEFDDVAAQSAEAVTGGFRKLPVDENEDDGVSAPQVAEGEVQLDSPDELLAEEAETWSDDPVRMYLTQMGEIPLLTRRQEIELAKRIEETRRRFRTKLLENHYVLVEAYKTLKKVYRGQLPFDRTVQVSVTDRLEKEQIIGRLPHNLLTLQTLLKRNKHDFKVALSKSASKRRRAEAWRALARRRRRAVRLIEELGLRTQRIETRIELLEKFSSRLTEIDRLIRDQKRTKHGRETRDQLLHERRQILTACQETPTSLRNRVMMLKTVYSEYQQAKRELSEGNLRLVVSIAKKYRNRGLSFLDLIQEGNAGLMRAVDKFEYRRGFKFCTYATWWIRQAITRAVADQSRTIRIPVHMVETMSRVRNVARQLLQELGREPTIEETARRADVTVEEARRVLTMSRFPISLDRPVGNSEDSQFGDLLPDGTAESPQIGATQEMLRDRITNVLKSLSYREREIIKLRYGLGDGYSYTLEEVGHIFKVTRERIRQIEAKAVRKLQQPSRSQDLVGFLD